Proteins encoded together in one Variovorax paradoxus EPS window:
- a CDS encoding peroxiredoxin, translating to MATLRLGDTAPNFTQDSSEGSLDFYQWAGDSWVVFFSHPADFTPVCTTELGKTAALSGEFAKRGVKPIALSVDPATKHKEWIGDINETQNTTVNFPIIADADRKVADLYDLIHPNASATATVRSVFIIDPKKVIRTTITYPASTGRNFDEILRVIDSLQLTDSHKVATPVNWKDGDDVVIVPSIQDPAELAERFPKGFKAVKPYLRITPQPNK from the coding sequence TCCAGCGAAGGCTCCCTCGACTTCTATCAGTGGGCTGGCGATTCATGGGTCGTGTTCTTCTCGCATCCGGCCGATTTCACGCCCGTGTGCACCACCGAACTGGGCAAGACGGCGGCGCTGTCGGGCGAATTCGCCAAGCGCGGCGTCAAGCCCATCGCGCTGAGCGTCGATCCGGCCACCAAGCACAAGGAATGGATCGGCGACATCAACGAAACGCAGAACACCACGGTCAACTTCCCGATCATTGCGGACGCCGACCGCAAGGTGGCCGACCTGTACGACCTGATCCACCCGAACGCCTCGGCCACCGCCACCGTTCGCAGCGTGTTCATCATCGATCCGAAGAAGGTGATCCGCACCACCATCACCTACCCGGCATCGACCGGCCGCAACTTCGACGAGATCCTGCGCGTGATCGACTCCCTGCAGCTCACCGACAGCCACAAGGTGGCGACCCCGGTGAACTGGAAGGACGGCGACGACGTGGTCATCGTCCCCAGCATCCAGGACCCGGCCGAGCTGGCCGAGCGCTTCCCCAAGGGCTTCAAGGCCGTGAAGCCCTACCTGCGCATCACGCCGCAGCCCAACAAGTAA
- a CDS encoding RBBP9/YdeN family alpha/beta hydrolase, translating into MQTRVVIVPGWRDSGPGHWQSLWEERIPGAARVVQDDWASPKRDAWVPALAKLVLETPGPVVIAAHSLGCIATAHLPPEAAARIQGALLVAPADPERRAVLSDFAPVPYATLPYRSIVVASSNDPYCPIRLAGAYSRAWGSEFVRMQNAGHINIDSGHGDWPLGLALLQSLTDEPAAWSAGRDFSETLAIT; encoded by the coding sequence ATGCAGACGCGCGTCGTCATCGTCCCCGGCTGGAGAGACTCCGGACCCGGCCACTGGCAGAGCCTTTGGGAAGAGCGCATCCCGGGCGCCGCGCGGGTGGTGCAGGACGACTGGGCCTCGCCCAAGCGCGATGCCTGGGTGCCGGCGCTTGCCAAGCTGGTGCTCGAGACGCCCGGGCCGGTGGTGATCGCGGCGCACAGCCTGGGCTGCATCGCAACGGCGCACCTGCCGCCCGAAGCCGCCGCCCGCATCCAGGGCGCGCTGCTGGTGGCGCCGGCCGACCCCGAGCGCCGCGCGGTGCTCTCCGACTTCGCGCCCGTGCCCTACGCGACGCTGCCGTACCGCAGCATCGTGGTGGCCAGCAGCAACGACCCCTACTGCCCGATCCGGCTGGCAGGTGCATATTCGCGGGCCTGGGGCAGCGAGTTCGTGCGCATGCAGAATGCGGGCCACATCAACATCGATTCGGGGCACGGGGACTGGCCGCTCGGCCTGGCCTTGCTCCAATCCTTGACCGACGAGCCCGCCGCCTGGTCGGCGGGCCGTGATTTTTCAGAAACCTTGGCAATCACATGA
- a CDS encoding sulfate ABC transporter substrate-binding protein, giving the protein MTSRIKTFVAVLALASSALAGSSAFAQGTTLLNASYDVAREFYKDYNAAFVAHYKKATGKDVKIDQSHGGSSAQARSVADGLDADVVTMNTSTDIDFLANAGVVAKDWNKKFPENASPTTSTMLFLVRNGNPKGIKDWDDLVKPGIQVVIVNPKTGGNGRYAYLAAWGYIKKKGGTDAQAAEFVGKLFKNTPVLARGGRDATTAFLQRNIGDALITFESEVVSIDREFGTGKVDSVYPSISIVAENPVAVVERTVNKKGTGELAKAYLDWLYSEEAQEIAAKHALRPRSQAVLKKHAATFKPLQLFTVQELFGSLTEAQKVHFNDGGQFDKLYTPGAK; this is encoded by the coding sequence ATGACTTCCAGAATCAAGACCTTCGTCGCCGTGCTCGCGCTGGCGTCCTCCGCACTCGCCGGCAGCAGCGCCTTCGCCCAAGGCACGACACTGCTGAACGCCTCGTACGACGTGGCCCGCGAGTTCTACAAGGACTACAACGCAGCGTTCGTGGCGCACTACAAGAAGGCCACCGGCAAGGACGTGAAGATCGACCAGTCGCACGGCGGCTCCAGCGCGCAGGCGCGCTCGGTGGCCGACGGCCTCGATGCCGATGTGGTGACCATGAACACCTCGACCGACATCGATTTCCTCGCCAACGCCGGCGTGGTCGCCAAGGACTGGAACAAGAAATTCCCCGAGAACGCATCGCCGACCACCTCGACCATGCTGTTCCTCGTGCGCAACGGCAACCCCAAGGGCATCAAGGACTGGGACGACCTCGTCAAGCCCGGCATCCAGGTCGTGATCGTCAATCCCAAGACCGGCGGCAACGGACGCTATGCCTACCTGGCGGCCTGGGGCTATATCAAGAAGAAGGGCGGCACCGATGCACAGGCCGCCGAGTTCGTGGGCAAGCTCTTCAAGAACACCCCGGTGCTGGCGCGCGGCGGCCGCGACGCCACCACCGCCTTCCTGCAACGCAACATCGGCGACGCGCTGATCACCTTTGAATCGGAAGTGGTCTCCATCGACCGCGAATTCGGCACCGGCAAGGTCGACTCGGTGTACCCGTCGATCAGCATCGTGGCCGAGAACCCGGTTGCCGTGGTCGAGCGCACGGTCAACAAGAAGGGCACCGGCGAGCTCGCCAAGGCCTACCTCGATTGGCTCTATTCCGAAGAAGCGCAGGAAATCGCCGCCAAGCATGCGCTGCGCCCGCGTTCGCAAGCTGTGCTCAAGAAGCACGCCGCGACCTTCAAGCCGCTGCAGCTCTTCACCGTGCAGGAACTGTTCGGCAGCCTGACCGAAGCGCAGAAGGTGCACTTCAACGACGGCGGCCAGTTCGACAAGCTCTACACGCCTGGCGCAAAGTAA
- the cysT gene encoding sulfate ABC transporter permease subunit CysT — MSGAVSSALPSTGAPLSRANRAGGAKRVLPGFHITLGFSVLYLSLIVLIPLSALVFKTFTLTWEQFWVAVTAPRVMASYRLTFGASLLAAIVNAVFGLLVAWVLVRYKFPGKRIVDALVDLPFALPTAVAGISLTALLAGNGWIGQLLEPHGIKLAFTPAGIVIALIFIGLPFVVRTVQPVLEDAEKELEEAATSLGATRLQTFTKVILPSIGPALLTGFAMAFARAIGEYGSVIFIAGNMPMISEITPLIIIGKLEQYDYAGATAVALVMLVISFLLLLVINGLQAWQRRRAGG, encoded by the coding sequence ATGAGCGGCGCAGTTTCTTCGGCGCTCCCGTCCACGGGAGCGCCGCTTTCGCGTGCCAACCGGGCAGGAGGCGCCAAGCGCGTGCTGCCCGGTTTCCACATCACGCTCGGCTTCTCGGTTCTGTACCTGAGCCTGATCGTGCTGATCCCGCTGTCGGCGCTGGTCTTCAAGACCTTCACGCTGACCTGGGAGCAGTTCTGGGTGGCCGTGACCGCACCGCGCGTGATGGCCTCCTACCGCCTGACCTTCGGCGCCTCGCTGCTTGCGGCCATCGTGAATGCGGTGTTCGGCCTGCTGGTGGCCTGGGTGCTGGTGCGCTACAAGTTTCCGGGCAAGCGCATCGTCGATGCGCTGGTCGACCTGCCGTTCGCGCTGCCCACGGCCGTGGCCGGCATCTCGCTCACGGCGCTGCTCGCGGGCAATGGCTGGATCGGGCAACTGCTCGAGCCGCACGGCATCAAGCTGGCCTTCACGCCGGCGGGCATCGTGATCGCGCTGATCTTCATCGGGCTGCCGTTCGTGGTGCGCACGGTGCAGCCGGTGCTCGAAGACGCCGAGAAAGAACTCGAAGAAGCCGCCACCTCGCTGGGCGCGACGCGTCTGCAGACCTTCACCAAGGTGATCCTGCCTTCCATCGGCCCCGCATTGCTCACCGGCTTTGCCATGGCCTTCGCACGCGCCATCGGCGAGTACGGTTCGGTGATCTTCATCGCCGGCAACATGCCGATGATTTCGGAGATCACGCCGCTCATCATCATCGGCAAGCTGGAGCAGTACGACTACGCGGGCGCCACCGCCGTCGCGCTGGTGATGCTGGTCATTTCCTTCCTGCTGCTGCTGGTCATCAATGGCCTGCAAGCGTGGCAGCGTCGCAGGGCAGGGGGCTGA